A stretch of the Poseidonibacter parvus genome encodes the following:
- a CDS encoding PAS domain-containing sensor histidine kinase: MKSLRQRALDVLENKEEINIDSIDIKEVIEELHVNQIELELQNQELRDQETVLLQAEEEELMLLFMNAPIGYLVLDNEYYIHRYNKHAFEIFNFLESRRNIYFFSFFKNMNQMNSFISWVKSNNSTFFDISIKSIKGEIKWIRVTHEITKLNNKSMYLLSVVDITKEKEKKEKLHLYDTALDKLPVSIIITDKDGHITYVNKELISSSGYSKEELIGERPSVFKSGFTSPKEYSEIWNSISNGDTWTGILKNLSKSKKISWMAVAISPIFDEKKNIINYIAVETNIDEKIKMEEKLKKQEDIMLVQARHAAMGEMISIIAHQWRQPLSVISTAATGIKMQKEFYAISEEDEIKSLDMINESAQYLSETIEDFKNFFKNNKILAQTNGNKIIEKIKKLNSETLRSNNINFNISTSDTSDILTYENELLQVLINIINNAKDALLAATELIANPFITIKIYNQDTSLVLEIEDNAGGIAEEIMDRIFEPYFTTKGPASGTGLGLYITKTIIDKHLKGLIEVKNTDLGALFIVTIPNLEN; this comes from the coding sequence ATGAAATCTTTAAGACAAAGAGCACTAGATGTATTAGAAAATAAAGAAGAAATTAATATAGACTCTATTGATATTAAAGAAGTTATAGAAGAACTACACGTAAACCAGATTGAACTTGAGTTACAGAATCAAGAATTAAGAGATCAAGAAACTGTATTATTACAAGCAGAAGAAGAAGAACTTATGCTTCTTTTTATGAATGCCCCAATTGGTTATCTTGTTTTAGATAATGAATATTATATTCATAGGTATAATAAACACGCTTTTGAAATTTTCAATTTTCTAGAAAGTAGAAGAAATATTTATTTTTTCTCTTTTTTTAAGAATATGAATCAGATGAATAGTTTTATTTCTTGGGTAAAAAGTAATAATAGTACTTTTTTTGATATATCAATCAAAAGTATAAAAGGTGAGATTAAATGGATTAGAGTAACTCATGAAATTACAAAACTTAACAATAAAAGTATGTATCTTTTATCTGTTGTTGATATAACAAAAGAAAAAGAAAAAAAAGAGAAACTGCATCTTTATGATACTGCATTAGATAAACTACCTGTTTCTATTATTATCACTGATAAAGATGGTCATATTACATATGTAAATAAAGAATTAATATCAAGTAGTGGGTATTCAAAAGAAGAATTAATAGGGGAGAGACCTTCTGTTTTTAAATCAGGATTTACAAGTCCTAAAGAGTATTCTGAAATATGGAATAGTATTTCAAATGGAGATACATGGACTGGGATATTAAAAAATTTATCAAAATCTAAAAAGATTTCTTGGATGGCAGTAGCAATTAGTCCAATTTTTGATGAAAAAAAGAATATTATAAATTACATAGCCGTTGAAACTAATATTGATGAAAAAATAAAAATGGAAGAAAAACTAAAAAAACAAGAAGATATTATGCTTGTTCAAGCAAGACATGCTGCAATGGGAGAAATGATTTCTATCATTGCTCACCAATGGAGACAGCCTTTATCCGTTATCTCGACAGCTGCAACTGGAATTAAAATGCAAAAAGAATTTTATGCAATAAGTGAAGAAGATGAAATTAAAAGTCTTGATATGATTAATGAATCAGCGCAATATTTATCTGAAACTATTGAAGATTTTAAAAACTTTTTTAAAAATAATAAAATTCTTGCACAAACAAATGGAAATAAGATAATAGAAAAAATAAAGAAACTAAACTCTGAAACACTAAGAAGTAACAATATTAATTTTAATATAAGCACTTCTGATACTTCTGATATTTTAACTTATGAGAATGAATTATTACAAGTTTTAATAAATATAATTAATAATGCAAAAGATGCATTATTAGCAGCTACAGAGTTAATAGCTAATCCTTTTATTACGATAAAAATTTATAATCAAGATACTTCTTTAGTTTTGGAAATAGAAGATAATGCAGGTGGAATAGCAGAAGAAATTATGGATAGAATCTTTGAACCATATTTTACTACAAAAGGACCTGCAAGTGGTACTGGCTTAGGTCTTTATATTACAAAAACTATTATTGATAAACATCTAAAAGGTTTAATCGAAGTTAAAAATACTGATTTAGGTGCATTGTTTATAGTAACTATTCCAAATTTAGAAAATTAA
- a CDS encoding PAS domain-containing sensor histidine kinase, translated as MLRKLATKDVNLIIFGSLTILIIIILGIVSSAQILKKEAIDNQLEISSLNGKYLAENLNQNMHNIEILIENISSIIDTKESQRLTNIRLHNILERFPIIRSINILDKNKIIYSSNDLNLGLIINDYLFYPKPLLQSNILRVSYPWLGRDFISGTNVLGEDDIPEDNLSFIPILKDTYINDKKYSVIINLNSDFILSKFKERSANNMFEITLSRTDNILLLSNKNINSIGKQQKISSLLQNAFDLNISTGIEEINNTKKIVTYTLTQDYPFIISLHLDYKESLISWNQKSYKFFFISISIVVICIIIVLILILVYKKSKEKEIQLQKLQLENQEKFKHLFQDSHLMTAILDNKGRILDINGSLLEFLNAQLKNTIDKSFWNLSCWEYEEKSFFRRLFIKNDSNINIKKEIKVLDKLKKEAIIEINIFAINKDTENYKYISIAQDITQRKEREKKLLQAYTVFDNTQDGIVITDRYTNIVDVNSAFERITGHSKKEILGKSIRILKSDVRNEDFYINMWNNLNNYNYWEGEITNLKKDKSLYTEWLTINSILDKNLQVINYIGIFSDISKEKEKEYLLKEQESVIYQQSKMASMGEMIENIAHQWRQPLSVISTAATGIKMQKEFNISNEEDEIKSLDSINEAAQYLSETIEDFKHFLSNNKELKEFSLESCFTSAIKLTSSKLKNRDIQIIQNIDDIKIYGLRNELIQVIINIINNARDALDELEIEDKYIFINSRTNKKNVLIEIKNNGDIIPKEIINRIFEPYFTTKHQSQGTGIGLYMSSEIITNHMNGSLTVKNENFIYNDIEYQGPCFKIEIPI; from the coding sequence ATGTTAAGAAAACTAGCTACAAAAGATGTAAACTTAATTATATTTGGTTCTTTAACTATTTTAATTATTATAATACTTGGAATAGTATCATCTGCACAAATCCTGAAAAAAGAAGCTATTGACAATCAATTAGAGATTTCTTCTTTAAATGGAAAATATTTAGCTGAAAACTTAAATCAAAATATGCATAATATTGAAATACTTATAGAAAATATTTCTAGTATAATAGATACAAAAGAGAGTCAAAGACTTACGAATATTAGACTACATAATATTCTAGAAAGATTTCCTATTATTCGTTCAATAAATATCTTAGATAAGAATAAAATCATTTATAGCTCAAATGATTTAAACCTAGGTTTGATTATCAATGATTATCTTTTCTATCCCAAGCCCTTACTTCAAAGTAATATACTTAGAGTTTCTTATCCATGGTTAGGAAGAGATTTTATTTCAGGTACAAATGTATTAGGAGAAGATGATATACCAGAAGATAACTTATCTTTTATACCTATTTTAAAAGACACTTATATAAATGACAAAAAATATAGCGTAATTATAAATTTAAATTCTGATTTTATTCTTAGTAAGTTTAAAGAAAGAAGTGCAAATAATATGTTTGAAATTACCTTATCAAGAACAGATAATATTCTTTTACTATCTAATAAAAATATTAACTCTATAGGAAAACAACAAAAAATAAGTTCTTTACTTCAAAATGCATTTGATTTAAATATTTCTACAGGAATTGAAGAAATTAATAACACTAAGAAAATAGTTACATATACATTAACTCAGGATTATCCTTTTATCATTAGTTTACACTTAGATTATAAAGAAAGTTTAATTTCATGGAATCAAAAAAGTTATAAATTCTTTTTTATATCTATTAGTATTGTTGTTATTTGTATAATCATTGTTTTGATATTGATTTTAGTATATAAAAAAAGTAAAGAAAAAGAAATACAATTACAAAAATTACAGCTAGAAAACCAAGAAAAATTCAAACATTTGTTTCAAGATTCACATCTAATGACAGCAATTCTTGATAATAAGGGAAGAATCTTAGATATTAATGGTTCTTTATTAGAGTTTTTAAATGCACAATTAAAAAATACAATAGATAAATCTTTTTGGAATTTAAGTTGTTGGGAATATGAAGAAAAAAGTTTTTTTAGAAGACTCTTTATTAAAAATGATTCAAATATAAATATAAAAAAAGAGATAAAAGTACTAGATAAACTCAAAAAAGAAGCAATAATTGAAATTAATATTTTTGCAATTAATAAAGATACAGAAAATTATAAATATATTTCAATTGCCCAAGATATTACGCAAAGAAAAGAAAGAGAAAAAAAACTTTTACAAGCATACACTGTTTTTGATAATACACAAGATGGTATTGTAATTACGGATAGATATACAAATATTGTTGATGTTAATTCTGCTTTTGAACGTATAACCGGGCATTCTAAAAAAGAAATATTAGGTAAAAGTATTAGAATATTAAAATCAGACGTGCGAAATGAAGATTTTTATATAAATATGTGGAATAATCTTAATAATTACAATTATTGGGAAGGTGAAATTACAAATTTAAAAAAAGACAAGAGCCTTTATACAGAATGGCTTACAATTAATTCAATATTAGATAAAAATTTACAAGTGATAAACTATATAGGAATATTTAGTGATATAAGTAAAGAAAAAGAAAAAGAGTACTTGTTAAAAGAACAAGAATCTGTTATTTATCAACAATCAAAAATGGCCTCTATGGGTGAAATGATTGAAAATATTGCACATCAATGGAGACAGCCTTTATCTGTAATTTCAACAGCTGCAACTGGAATTAAAATGCAAAAAGAGTTTAATATATCAAATGAAGAAGATGAAATAAAAAGCCTTGATTCAATTAATGAAGCAGCTCAATATTTGTCTGAGACAATCGAAGATTTTAAACATTTTCTTAGTAATAACAAAGAATTAAAAGAGTTTTCTTTAGAATCTTGTTTTACATCTGCGATAAAACTTACAAGTTCGAAACTAAAAAATAGAGACATACAAATTATACAAAATATAGATGATATTAAAATCTACGGATTAAGAAATGAACTTATCCAAGTTATTATAAATATAATTAACAATGCAAGAGATGCACTTGATGAGCTAGAAATAGAGGATAAATATATATTTATAAACTCAAGAACTAATAAAAAAAATGTACTTATAGAAATAAAAAACAATGGAGATATAATTCCCAAAGAGATTATAAATAGAATCTTTGAACCTTATTTTACGACAAAACATCAATCACAAGGAACGGGGATAGGTCTTTATATGAGTAGTGAGATTATTACAAATCATATGAATGGTTCACTTACTGTTAAAAATGAAAATTTTATTTACAATGATATAGAATATCAAGGTCCATGTTTTAAAATTGAAATTCCTATTTAA
- a CDS encoding ABC transporter substrate-binding protein codes for MNIIIFFVFIIFVSSFTLNAKNNKLNKIIENNELKVCIWPQYYGISYIDKRTQKLSGIDSDLAKELAKELKVKLKFVESSFPTLINDIKNDKCDIAMFAIGNTKKRAQHLRFTSAHLQSDIYAITTKTNKNIKTWEDIDKPNIVVAVAKGTYHEPIMKNRLKNAKLLVIKGFKQRDEEVQASRADVFMTDYPYSTKVLNKTSWAKLIKPPKTYHLTSYAWAMAYNNDEFYNAVESFISSIKKDNRLKNLAIKNGLEPIIKLN; via the coding sequence ATGAATATAATAATATTTTTCGTTTTTATAATATTTGTCTCTAGTTTTACTTTGAATGCAAAGAACAATAAACTAAATAAAATAATAGAAAATAACGAATTAAAAGTTTGCATTTGGCCACAATATTATGGAATATCCTATATAGATAAAAGAACTCAAAAGTTAAGCGGAATTGATAGTGATTTAGCAAAAGAGTTAGCAAAAGAGTTAAAAGTAAAACTCAAATTTGTAGAGAGTTCTTTTCCAACTTTAATCAATGATATAAAAAATGATAAATGTGATATTGCAATGTTTGCAATAGGTAATACAAAAAAAAGAGCCCAACACTTAAGATTTACAAGTGCACATTTACAAAGTGATATTTATGCAATTACTACAAAAACTAATAAAAATATTAAAACATGGGAAGATATTGATAAACCTAATATTGTCGTAGCTGTTGCAAAGGGAACTTATCATGAACCAATAATGAAAAATAGATTAAAAAATGCCAAACTTCTTGTAATAAAAGGTTTTAAACAAAGAGATGAGGAAGTACAAGCATCAAGAGCAGATGTTTTTATGACGGACTATCCTTACAGTACCAAAGTACTTAATAAAACTTCATGGGCAAAATTAATCAAACCTCCCAAAACTTATCACTTAACATCTTATGCTTGGGCTATGGCTTACAATAATGATGAATTTTATAATGCAGTAGAGAGTTTTATAAGCAGTATAAAAAAAGATAATCGATTAAAAAATCTTGCAATAAAAAATGGCTTAGAGCCTATAATAAAATTGAACTAA